The nucleotide sequence TGGTACCTATGAACTTCATGACGACGAGATTTTCAAGGGGGCTTCCAACGGTTATTTGTTCGGGGCCGAGCTGAAATGGAACATTCTGGAAGGGAGCAAGCGTTTCGGGAAGGCCCAAAAGAGCAAGGCGGAATACGAAAAATCAAAATTACAATTAGAGCAATATACAGCTGAAAGTCAGGTAGAGCTGAATAGGGCCATACGTTCGCTCCAAGATGCCAAGAACAACTTGGAGCTTACGGCCCTTGCCTTGGAACAATCGAAAGAATCGTTGCGCATACGTACCAACCGCTTTCAACAGGGCTTGGAGAAAACCACCGACCTCTTGTTGGCCGAGACCCAATACGCCCAAAAGCAATTGGAATATTACAGTACCATTTTTCAACACAATTACGCCTTGGCCTATGTGCAATTCTTGACCAAGTAAACTACCTCGGGGCGAGCCCGCGAGGCATTAAAAGGAATACACCTTGATTTCGAGGCAAGCCTCGGAGCATTTAATCTCGATTATCGAGTAACACCCTACGATAAATGTTTTACCCAGTATTTAATTCTAAGATGATGAAAAACAGAAACTACATAATAGCCGCAGTACTCACCTTAAGCCTGGCTTTGGCGAGCTGTGGGGATAAAGAAACGAAGGCCGTGGCCGACAATTCGCCGGCCGTTCCGGTACAGGTACGATCGGTAGCCGAAAACACGGAAGATTCCTTTGTAACGGCCAGCGGAAAGATCGAGGCGGCCAAGAGCGCCAATATCAGTACCCGTATGATGGGCTATGTAGACAAGATCTACGTGAAGGTGGGCGATAAGGTGAAAAACGGACAACTTTTATTGAGCGTGAACAATGCCGATGTTTCGGCAAAACTGGCCCAGGTAAATGCAGGCATTGCCGAGGCCGAAGCGGCCTTTGCCAATGCGGAGAAAGATTACCAACGCTTTACGAACCTGTTCAACGAGAACAGTGCCTCGCAAAAGGAGCTGGACGATATCACCGCCCATTACAACATGGCCAAGGCACGCTTGGAAAGTGCCAAACAAATGAAGAACGGGGTAAACGCCCAAATGGGCTATGCCAATATACGTGCCCCTTTTAGCGGGGTCGTTACCAATAAATTTATCAGTGCGGGCGATATGGCGAACCCGGGAATGCCCTTGTTGGAAGTGGAATCGCCTGGGCAATACCAAGTATTGGCCATGGTGCCCGAATCGGAAATATTGGAGATCCGGCCCGATACCGAGGTAAGCGTACGCTTAAAGTCATTGGGGCAATCGGTTAAGGGCAAGGTGGTAGAGGTCAGTACCTCGGCCAAGAATACCGGGGGGCAATACCTGGTAAAGGTGATACTCGGGCCGACCGATGTGAATCTACTCTCGGGGATGTACGCCACGGTACAGTTTCCGGTAGAGCGTAGGGCCAATGCAGCGGCCGTGATGGTCCCCAAGGAGGCCTTGGTAGAACGGGGACAGTTGACCGGTATTTATACGATAAGCCAGAACAATACGGCCTTGTTGCGCTGGTTGCGCCTCGGAAGAAGCTTCGGGGACAAGGTGGAAGTATTATCAGGACTCTCACAAGACGAAAAATACATTGTTTCCTCCGACGGAAAGTTGTTCAACGGGGCCAAGGTGAGTATACAGTAAAACAGAATAAAAGATAACGAGCGGTTGCGTTAGGGATTGCAACGGATACCCCACAGTGTTTTTGATCGGTCTTCGATCAAGAACACGAGGAGTAGGAGTGAAAAGCCCGCCCGAACGCCCAAAATAAGATAAATAGCGATGAAAGAAGGATTAGCAGGTAAAATTGCCAAAATGTTCATAGGCAGCAAGTTGACAGTACTGTTGATGATTGTGTTTATGGTCATTGGGGTGTACAGTTCGTTTTTGATCCCGAGGGAAGAGGAACCCCAGATAGACGTGCCCATGGCCGATATTTTTGTGGGCTACCCCGGGGCGAGTCCCACTGAAGTGGAAAGCCGGGTGACCAAGCCCTTGGAGAAACTGATCTCGAACATTAAGGGGGTAGAGTATGTGTATTCGACCTCGATGAAGGAACAGGGCATGGTGATCGTACAGTTTTACGTGGGCGAGGATATTGAACGCTCCTTCGTAAAGCTCTACAACGAGATCAACAAGCATATGGATATTATGCCCCAGGGCGTAACCTTTCCCTTGGTGAAGACCCGGGCCATCGACGATGTGCCCATGTTGGGACTCACCCTGTGGAGCGAAAATTACGATGGCTACCAGTTGAGCCAGATGGCGCAGGAACTGGAGAGTGAGATCAAGAAGGTGAACGACGTGGCGGTGACCCATAAAATCGGGAACCAAGACCGCCAATTGCGGGTGGTTTTGGACAAGGATAAATTGGCCGCCAGTGGATTGGACTTCTTATCGGTCTCTGAAATGATCAAGGCGAACAACGCCCAGTTGAGTTCCGGTAGTTTTGACAAGAACGATACCGAATTTTTGGTGAATACGGGCAGCTTTTTGGCCTCGGTCACCGATGTTGAAAACCTAGTGGTGGGCGTACAGCAGAACCGCCCCATTTATTTGAAGCAGATTGCCAGTATTGTAGACGGACCTGAAATTCCACAGAGTTACGTGTCCCTCGGTTTTGGGCAGGGCAGCGATAAGGTGGCCGATCATAGATCGGAGTACCCTGCGGTTACCATTTCGGTAGCGAAACGAAAGGGGGCCGATGCCATGAAGATCGCCGATATCGTAATCGATAAGGTAGAGCATTTGCGGGCGGATTTGATTCCCGACGATGTTCATGTGGAAATTACCCGAAACTATGGTGAAACGGCTTCGCACAAGGTGTCGGAACTGCTGTTGCACCTTATCGGGTCTATCTTTGCCGTAACCCTTGTGGTGATGCTGGCCATGGGATGGCGGGGCGGACTGGTGGTATTTTTATCGGTTCCGATAACCTTTGCCCTGACGCTGTTGAGCTACTATATGCTCGACTATACCCTGAACCGGATCACGCTTTTTGCCTTGGTCTTTGTTACCGGTATCGTGGTAGACGACTCCATCATCATCGCCGAGAACATGCACCGGCATTTTAAGATGAAGCGCCTGCCTTTTAAACAGGCGGCCCTCTATGCGATTAACGAGGTGGGGAACCCTACCATTTTGGCGACCTTTACCGTAATCGCCTCGGTATTGCCCATGGCCTTCGTATCGGGATTGATGGGCCCCTATATGGCCCCGATGCCCATTGGCGCATCGATTGCCATGATCTTGTCCCTCTTCGTGGCCTTGACCATAACACCGTACTTGGGCTATGTTTTTCTTAGGGAAAAGGAGAAAAAAGGAAAGGTGGAGAAAAAGGAAAAGCCCTTGGAGGAAACTTTGATCTACAGGCTTTACAACAAATTTGAACGCCCCTTGATCGAAAGTAAGGGAAAACGCTGGATGTTTTTGGGCTTGACTTTCTTATTGCTCATGGGCTCCATGGTCTTGTTCTTTACGAAGTCCGTTGCCGTAAAAATGTTGCCCTTCGATAACAAGAACGAGTTTCAGGTGGTGATCGATATGCCCGAGGGCACGACCCTTGAGCGTACGGGAGTGGTGGCCCAGGAAATAGCACAATACCTGTCTACCCGCCCCGAGGTAGTGAACTATCAAAATTACGTGGGTACCTCGGCGCCCATAACCTTTAACGGCCTGGTACGCCATTACGATCTACGCGGTGGTAGCAATATGGCCGATATTCAGGTGAACCTGATCGACAAGGGCGAACGTTCGGCCCAGAGCCATGATATTGCCAAGTTGCTTCGGCCCGACATTCAAAAGATAGCGGCCAAGTACAATGCCAACGTAAAACTGGTGGAAGTACCACCAGGACCTCCGGTGCTTTCTACGATCGTTGCGGAAGTATACGGTCCCGATTACGGGGAACAGATGCGGATCGCCAACAGCGTTCAGAATATCTTGAAGGCTACCGACGATGTGGTGGATGTCGATTGGATGGTGGAAGCCGACCAGACCGAATATCAGTTCGAGATCGACAAGGAAAAGGCGATGCTCT is from Zobellia galactanivorans and encodes:
- a CDS encoding efflux RND transporter periplasmic adaptor subunit, translated to MKNRNYIIAAVLTLSLALASCGDKETKAVADNSPAVPVQVRSVAENTEDSFVTASGKIEAAKSANISTRMMGYVDKIYVKVGDKVKNGQLLLSVNNADVSAKLAQVNAGIAEAEAAFANAEKDYQRFTNLFNENSASQKELDDITAHYNMAKARLESAKQMKNGVNAQMGYANIRAPFSGVVTNKFISAGDMANPGMPLLEVESPGQYQVLAMVPESEILEIRPDTEVSVRLKSLGQSVKGKVVEVSTSAKNTGGQYLVKVILGPTDVNLLSGMYATVQFPVERRANAAAVMVPKEALVERGQLTGIYTISQNNTALLRWLRLGRSFGDKVEVLSGLSQDEKYIVSSDGKLFNGAKVSIQ
- a CDS encoding efflux RND transporter permease subunit, with protein sequence MKEGLAGKIAKMFIGSKLTVLLMIVFMVIGVYSSFLIPREEEPQIDVPMADIFVGYPGASPTEVESRVTKPLEKLISNIKGVEYVYSTSMKEQGMVIVQFYVGEDIERSFVKLYNEINKHMDIMPQGVTFPLVKTRAIDDVPMLGLTLWSENYDGYQLSQMAQELESEIKKVNDVAVTHKIGNQDRQLRVVLDKDKLAASGLDFLSVSEMIKANNAQLSSGSFDKNDTEFLVNTGSFLASVTDVENLVVGVQQNRPIYLKQIASIVDGPEIPQSYVSLGFGQGSDKVADHRSEYPAVTISVAKRKGADAMKIADIVIDKVEHLRADLIPDDVHVEITRNYGETASHKVSELLLHLIGSIFAVTLVVMLAMGWRGGLVVFLSVPITFALTLLSYYMLDYTLNRITLFALVFVTGIVVDDSIIIAENMHRHFKMKRLPFKQAALYAINEVGNPTILATFTVIASVLPMAFVSGLMGPYMAPMPIGASIAMILSLFVALTITPYLGYVFLREKEKKGKVEKKEKPLEETLIYRLYNKFERPLIESKGKRWMFLGLTFLLLMGSMVLFFTKSVAVKMLPFDNKNEFQVVIDMPEGTTLERTGVVAQEIAQYLSTRPEVVNYQNYVGTSAPITFNGLVRHYDLRGGSNMADIQVNLIDKGERSAQSHDIAKLLRPDIQKIAAKYNANVKLVEVPPGPPVLSTIVAEVYGPDYGEQMRIANSVQNILKATDDVVDVDWMVEADQTEYQFEIDKEKAMLYGVAPQQIAYTMNMALSNRAITNLYDEDASTQIGLVLALDEKEKSTISDIAQLKVASKQGNMVSISDLVDIKETTSAKSIYRKNQKRVVYVLADMAGELESPAYAILGMEEKLKEIALPQGYTINEMYLGQPDFEDDYTVKWDGEWQITLEVFRDLGIAFMGAIILIYILIVGWFQNFKAPIVMMVAIPLSLIGIVLGHWIMGAFFTATSFIGMIALAGIMVRNSVLLIDFINLRLAEGVPLKQAAIEAGAVRTTPILLTAGTVVIGAFVILFDPIFQGLAISLMGGTIVSTVLTLLVVPLVYYMIERKNYPETESREVGDTKED